Proteins from a genomic interval of Pseudomonadota bacterium:
- a CDS encoding aspartate dehydrogenase, with product MIGLGAIGGQVLDAIESGALPGVSVPAVLVRRPRPPANRGPLITNDPERFFAHPFDAVLEGAGHESVRDHGERILDAGADLLVTSVGALADDLFRERLMEAARRNHRRLILPSAGIGALDILAGAAVGGLDHVEIVVRKQPEAWKGTPGETLVDLDRLTAPATLYEGPVREGAKAYPKNVNISAAVALAGIGLDRTRLTIVADPTITSHVVEVHARGAFGRFDFVEDVVPTADNPKTGMLVGMAVIKAVRQLTQPMVIGL from the coding sequence ATGATCGGGCTCGGCGCCATCGGCGGCCAGGTTCTGGACGCGATCGAATCCGGCGCCTTGCCTGGTGTGAGCGTGCCCGCCGTTCTGGTGCGCCGCCCGCGTCCGCCCGCGAACCGGGGGCCCTTGATCACCAACGATCCCGAACGGTTTTTCGCCCACCCTTTCGATGCGGTGCTGGAAGGGGCGGGGCATGAGAGTGTGCGCGACCATGGCGAGCGCATCCTCGATGCCGGCGCCGACCTCCTGGTGACCTCGGTGGGGGCGCTGGCCGACGATCTCTTTCGCGAGCGGCTCATGGAAGCCGCACGGCGCAACCATCGCCGCTTGATCCTGCCTTCGGCCGGCATCGGCGCCCTCGACATCCTCGCCGGTGCGGCGGTCGGCGGCCTCGATCACGTGGAAATCGTGGTGCGGAAGCAGCCCGAGGCGTGGAAGGGCACGCCCGGCGAAACCCTCGTCGATCTCGATCGGTTGACGGCGCCGGCAACGCTCTACGAGGGGCCGGTGCGCGAGGGCGCCAAGGCCTATCCGAAGAACGTCAACATCTCGGCCGCCGTGGCGCTGGCCGGCATCGGCCTCGACCGCACCAGGCTCACGATCGTGGCCGATCCCACCATCACCAGCCACGTCGTCGAAGTGCATGCGCGGGGCGCCTTCGGCCGCTTCGACTTCGTCGAGGACGTGGTGCCGACGGCCGACAATCCCAAGACCGGCATGCTCGTCGGCATGGCGGTCATCAAGGCGGTGCGGCAATTGACGCAGCCCATGGTGATCGGGCTGTAG